The Fusobacterium polymorphum genome segment TGAAAATATAAATTTACATTTAGAAATTAATATAATAAAAGATAGTAGTTTAGAATCTTTCCCTTTAAAAGATGCTTTAATATTTAAGGAAATTAAAAATCTTTTAATTAGAGATTTTGAATATAATTCAATACAGAAAAAAGTTTTGGCTTCAATTTTTAAAGATAAGAAAAAAACTTTGGCTATTATAGATAGAAAAAGAGGAGCAACGACAATAATTGACACTATTAAATGTTACTGTAAATATAGAAATTTAAACTTTTCTATAAATAATGAAAAAGAAAAAGTAGATTTTTATATTTTTGAAAATTTTACTGAAATAGAAAAAATTAATTCTCTAATAACAAATAATATTCTTGTTATTTCTAATGAGAATATAGAAATTAATGGTTTTAATAAAATTATAGATGATTATTCAATACCTAAGAACATTGAATATATTGATTATAGTGACATAGGTATTTTAAAAAGAAATAATAACTTATATTATCCATTTTTAACTGATGAAGAAAAAAATAATATATTAGAATTAATAAATAAAAATAAAGATGTATTTTCAACAAGAGAAATAATTGTACATTTTTAGATACTTGATAAACACATAAATTTATTCTATAATTAATAATAACGTATTGAATTCATTAATTTTATAAAAAAGGAGGATGGAACTTTAAAAGTTCCAAAGAAAAAATGAAAAAATTTATTAAATTTTTATTGATGTCAATTAGTGTTATTTTTATGTTTGTTGCTTGTGGCGGTTCAGATAAAGAAAAAACAGAAGCAACACCTGAAGCTCAAGGATCAAATGAGTTAGTAATTTATTCACCAAATGCTGATGATGAAGTAAATAAAATAATTCCAGCTTTTGAAAAAGCTACTGGAATAAAAGTTATTTTACAATCAATGGGAAGTGGAGATGTTCTTGCTAGAATTTCTGCTGAAAAAGAAAATCCTCAAGCAGATATTAACTGGGGAGCTATAAGTATGGGTGTTCTTGCAACTACTCCTGATTTATGGGAAAGTTACACTTCTGAAAATGAAAAGAATGTGCCTGATGCTTATAAAAATACTACTGGTTTCTTCACAAACTATAAACTAGATGGTAGTGCAGCATTACTTGTAAATAAAGATGTATTTGCAAAATTAGGACTAGACCCTGAAAAATTTACTGGATATAAAGATTTATTATGGCCAGAATTAAAAGGAAAAATTGCAATGGGAGACCCAACAGCAAGTAGTAGTGCTATAGCAGAACTTACAAATATGTTACTTGTTATGGGAGAAAAACCTTATGATGAAAAAGCTTGGGAATTTGTTGAAAAATTTGTTGGACAATTAGATGGAACAATTTTATCTTCATCTTCTCAAATATATAAAGCTACTGCAGATGGGGAATATGCAGTTGGAGTTACTTATGAAAATCCAGCAGTAACATTACTTCAAGATGGAGCAACAAACTTAAAACTTGTTTATCCAGATGAAGGAGCAGTATGGTTACCAGGAGCTGCTGCAATAGTTAAAAATGCACCTCATATGGAAAATGCTAAAAAGTTTATAGATTTCTTAATTTCAGATGAAGGACAAAAAATCGTTGCTGAAACTTCAACAAGACCAGTAAATACAGCTATAAAAAATACAAGTGAATTTATAAAACCATTTGATGAAATTAAAGTTGCCTATGAAGACATTCCTTACTGTGCAGAACATAGAAAAGAATGGCAAGAAAGATGGACTAATATATTAACAAAATAGTTATGTCACATTAATATAAAAAAGTTGGAGAACAAAAATGGATAATAAAAAAATTTTAGAGCTTATAAAGGGAAAGTTGATTGTTTCATGTCAAGCTTTAGAAAATGAGCCTTTGTATACAGAAGAAGGGAATATAATGCCTTTAATGGCAAAAGCAGCTGTACAATCTGGTGCAGCTGGAATTAGAGCAAATGGAGTTAGGGATATAAGTCAAATTAAAAAAGTTGTAGATGTTCCTATTATTGGAATAATAAAAAAAAATTATCCTAATACAGAAGCTTATATAACACCTTCTATTGATGAAGTTGACCAACTTGTAAAAATAGGTTGTGAAATAATTGCAGTTGATTGTACAAAAAATACAAGAAAAGACTTATTAACAGCAGTTGAGTATATAAAATTGATAAAGAAAAAATATCCAAATCAATTATTAATGGCAGATATTTCAAATTTAGAAGAAGCTATAAATGCCTCTAAAGCAGGAGTAAATTTAGTAGGAACTACCTTAAATGGCTATGTAAAAGGAAGCGTAATAAAAGAAGAACCTGATTATGAATTAGTGAAAGAAATAAGTGAAACTTGTAAAATTCCTGTAATAGCTGAAGGAAGAATACACTATCCTTATCAAGCTAAAAAAATGTTTGAGGAAGGTGCTTATTCTATTGTTGTAGGTGGTGCAATAACAAGACCTCAGGAAATAACTAAAAGATTTGTAGAAGCAATTGAAAAATAGAAAAATAATTAATTAAATTACAAGGAGGATAGAGCTTTAATAGTTCTAATAGAAAAAATGAAAAAATTTATTAAATTTTTATTAGTGTCAATTAGTATTATTTTTATGTTTGTTGCTTGTGGTGGTTCAGATAAAGAAAAAACAGAAGCAGTGCCTGAAGCTCAAAAATCAAATGAGTTAGTAATTTATTCACCAAACGCTGATGATGAAGTAAATAAAATAATTCCAGCTTTTGAAGAAGCTACTGGAATAAAAGTCGTTTTACAATCAATGGGAACAGGAGATGTTCTTGCTAGAATAGCAGCTGAAAAAGAAAATCCTCAAGCTGATATTAACTGGGGAGCTATTAATTTAGGAATATATCAAAATAGTCCTGAATTATGGGAAAACTATACTTCTGAAAATGAAAAGAATGTTCCTGATGCTTATAAAAATACTACTGGTTTCTTCACAAACTATAAATTATCAGGAAGTGCAGCTCTTTTATTGAATATAGATGTATTTAATAAATTGGGTCTAGATCCTGAAAAATTTACTGGATATAAAGATTTATTACTACCTGAATTAAAAGGAAAAATTGCAATGGGAGATCCAACAGCAAGTAGTAGTGCTATGGCTGAACTTACAAATATGTTGCTTGTTATGGGGGAAAAACCTTATGATGAAAAAGCTTGGGAGTTTGTTGAAAAATTTGTTGGACAATTAAATGGAACAATTTTATCTTCATCATCTCAAATATATAAAGCTACTGTTGATGGAGAATATGCAGTTGGTGTATCTTATGAAGATCCTTGTGTAAGCTTACTTGAAGATGGAGCAACAAATGTAAAGCTTGTTTATCCAGAAGAAGGAGCTGTATGGTTACCAGGTGGAGTTGCAATAGTTAAGAATGCACCTAATATGGAAAATGCTAAAAAATTTATTGACTTCTTAATTTCAAATGAAGGACAAAAATTAATAGCAGAAACAACTACAAGACCAGTTGATACTTCTGTAAAAAATGTAAGTAAATTTGTAAAACCATTTGATGAAATTAAAGTTGCTTATGAAGATATTCCTTATGCAGCTGAACATAGAAAAGAATGGCAAGAAAGATGGACTAATATATTAACAAAATAGTTAGGAGAAAATTAATGAGTGTAAACATAAAAATAGAAAATGCTCAAAAAAGATATGGAGATAATATCATAATTGAAAATTTATCTCTTGATATAAAACAAGGGGAGTTTTTTACTCTCCTTGGACCTTCTGGTTGTGGAAAAACTACTTTACTAAGAATGATAGCGGGTTTTAACTCTATTGAAAATGGAAATTTTTATTTTAATGAAAAAAGAATAAATGATTTAGATCCAGCTAAAAGAAATATTGGAATGGTATTTCAAAACTATGCTATTTTTCCACATTTAACTGTTGAGCAAAATGTAGAATTTGGTTTAAAAAATAGAAAAATTTCTAAGGAAGAAATGAAAACAGAAACAGAGAAATTTTTAAAACTTATGCAAATTGATGAATATAGAGATAGAATGCCTGAAAGATTGTCAGGAGGTCAACAACAAAGAGTTGCATTAGCAAGAGCTTTGGTTATAAAACCTGATGTCTTATTGATGGATGAGCCTTTAAGTAATTTAGATGCTAAATTAAGAGTTGAAATGAGAACAGTAATAAAGGAAATTCAAAATAGTATTGGAATTACAACTGTATATGTAACTCACGATCAAGAAGAAGCTATGGCTGTTAGTGATAGAATTGCAGTTATGAAAGATGGTGAAATTCAACATTTAGGGCAACCAAAAGATATTTATCAAAGACCAGCAAATTTATTTGTTGCAACCTTTATAGGTAAAACAAATGTATTAAATGGAAATCTAAATGGTTCAGTTTTAAAAGTGGCTGGAAAATATGATGTAACTTTAAATAATATAAAAGATAAAAATATTAAAGGGAATGTTGTTATTTCAATAAGACCAGAAGAATTTGTGATTGATGAAAATCAAACAAAAGATGGAATAAAAGCATTTATAGATAGTAGTGTATTTTTAGGTTTAAATACTCATTATTTTGCACATTTAGAAAG includes the following:
- a CDS encoding ABC transporter substrate-binding protein produces the protein MKKFIKFLLMSISVIFMFVACGGSDKEKTEATPEAQGSNELVIYSPNADDEVNKIIPAFEKATGIKVILQSMGSGDVLARISAEKENPQADINWGAISMGVLATTPDLWESYTSENEKNVPDAYKNTTGFFTNYKLDGSAALLVNKDVFAKLGLDPEKFTGYKDLLWPELKGKIAMGDPTASSSAIAELTNMLLVMGEKPYDEKAWEFVEKFVGQLDGTILSSSSQIYKATADGEYAVGVTYENPAVTLLQDGATNLKLVYPDEGAVWLPGAAAIVKNAPHMENAKKFIDFLISDEGQKIVAETSTRPVNTAIKNTSEFIKPFDEIKVAYEDIPYCAEHRKEWQERWTNILTK
- a CDS encoding N-acetylmannosamine-6-phosphate 2-epimerase — its product is MDNKKILELIKGKLIVSCQALENEPLYTEEGNIMPLMAKAAVQSGAAGIRANGVRDISQIKKVVDVPIIGIIKKNYPNTEAYITPSIDEVDQLVKIGCEIIAVDCTKNTRKDLLTAVEYIKLIKKKYPNQLLMADISNLEEAINASKAGVNLVGTTLNGYVKGSVIKEEPDYELVKEISETCKIPVIAEGRIHYPYQAKKMFEEGAYSIVVGGAITRPQEITKRFVEAIEK
- a CDS encoding extracellular solute-binding protein; this encodes MKKFIKFLLVSISIIFMFVACGGSDKEKTEAVPEAQKSNELVIYSPNADDEVNKIIPAFEEATGIKVVLQSMGTGDVLARIAAEKENPQADINWGAINLGIYQNSPELWENYTSENEKNVPDAYKNTTGFFTNYKLSGSAALLLNIDVFNKLGLDPEKFTGYKDLLLPELKGKIAMGDPTASSSAMAELTNMLLVMGEKPYDEKAWEFVEKFVGQLNGTILSSSSQIYKATVDGEYAVGVSYEDPCVSLLEDGATNVKLVYPEEGAVWLPGGVAIVKNAPNMENAKKFIDFLISNEGQKLIAETTTRPVDTSVKNVSKFVKPFDEIKVAYEDIPYAAEHRKEWQERWTNILTK
- a CDS encoding ABC transporter ATP-binding protein, which translates into the protein MSVNIKIENAQKRYGDNIIIENLSLDIKQGEFFTLLGPSGCGKTTLLRMIAGFNSIENGNFYFNEKRINDLDPAKRNIGMVFQNYAIFPHLTVEQNVEFGLKNRKISKEEMKTETEKFLKLMQIDEYRDRMPERLSGGQQQRVALARALVIKPDVLLMDEPLSNLDAKLRVEMRTVIKEIQNSIGITTVYVTHDQEEAMAVSDRIAVMKDGEIQHLGQPKDIYQRPANLFVATFIGKTNVLNGNLNGSVLKVAGKYDVTLNNIKDKNIKGNVVISIRPEEFVIDENQTKDGIKAFIDSSVFLGLNTHYFAHLESGEKIEIVQESKIDSIIPKGTEVYLKVKQDKINVFTEDGSRNILEGVNNDAIGVAYAK